GTGAGCAGTGCTGCGAGAAAATAGATGCTGTGCGACAGCAGGTCATGCCGGAACAACGGCGCCGGCGGTGAAAATGTACGGTTTAAATTTCCGGCAAGATGCACGGATGATGAAAGGATGAGTTCGTGCGGAGCGGTGTAATGAAGATTTCCTCCGAGTACGGCATCGTGCAAGACCACGATATCCTTCGCCGCGATGGTTATATCGCCGGAAATTTTTCCGCCGACTGTTACGCGATTGGCGAAAATTTTAACGTTGCCGCCGATGGTTCCTTTGATGATTACGTTTTCGCCGTAGCACAACACATTTTTTTCTATGGTTGCTGTCGGTTCAATAAGCACACTGCTTCCAACGGCGGTGAGTGATTTTTTCAGTGCGCCGGAAACGGCAGCGGTGCGTCCGGCAACGCGCAGTGTTTCAGTGAAATTTCCGCCGGCGATAATCTGATCGCCAATACTCCATACCGCACCGGAAAATTTTCCGTGCAGATCCACGGTGGATGCAAGAACAAAGAGATCCTCTTCCGCCGTTCCGTCGAACTGCGCTTTTCCTGCACTGATCCACATCTCATTGCGCAGCGTCTCGCCGGGCCCGCTGATAAATTCTTCACGCTGAACAAATTCCGCTGAGAATAAATTTCCGGCGAGCAGTATTAAAAAAAACAATAAAACCGGCTTCTTCAAATCTGCCTCACATAAATCCGGTTGCCTTCCACTTTGCTGATTTCAATGGAAGCATTCTGTTCAATCCAGGTGCTGTTTGCGATAACGTCGGCGCGCCGGCCGTCAAGGAGAGCTTTGCCGGCGGGGCGTAGATCGCTCAGCGCCGTTCCCCGCATACCGGTTTTCCACTCCGAATCTGTTTTCCCGGTGATGGCGGAATTCTGATTCAGCGCCAGCGCACGGCCGATCGGACTCTTGGGAAAGAATTTCATCCAGAGGAAAACGGCGAGGGCGGTGAGTATCAGAATCAGCAGCAGACTCAGCCAGCCAAGCACCGGCGGAAAAACAGTAAAGCCGATTATTACAGCGGCAATCAGTGCCGCCGCACCGCAAATGCCGAGAATTCCGCCCGGCACGAAAATTTCGGCGCCGATTAAAAACAGACCAGTGGAAAGCAGTGTAAAGTACCAGCTCATTACGGCGATCATAGCTATCCACCGGAATGATGAAATGAAAAAGCGCTTAAATATGGGTCTGGCATTCCTGCCTGCCCGTTATTTTTCCGGCATTGGGAATTTACCGCGGATCAAACAGATATTGTAAATGAAAGGAAATGGGGTTTTGGCTTCCGAATCTCTTCTCCTTTTTAAATTATTCGTTTATATCCGCGATTCGAAGAAAGGCTCGTCAAAGGCGGGCAGCGAAGCGGCAAATCCGCGGTGCAGAACTCCGGCTAAAAAATTTTGTCTCGACCCGCTGTGCCGGTACGGCACAATCA
Above is a window of Kiritimatiellales bacterium DNA encoding:
- a CDS encoding polymer-forming cytoskeletal protein, which translates into the protein MFFLILLAGNLFSAEFVQREEFISGPGETLRNEMWISAGKAQFDGTAEEDLFVLASTVDLHGKFSGAVWSIGDQIIAGGNFTETLRVAGRTAAVSGALKKSLTAVGSSVLIEPTATIEKNVLCYGENVIIKGTIGGNVKIFANRVTVGGKISGDITIAAKDIVVLHDAVLGGNLHYTAPHELILSSSVHLAGNLNRTFSPPAPLFRHDLLSHSIYFLAALLTGILFYALFPHYTVTSVHLLRSSRTKCMLAGVAALTGIPLIIFALLFSLIGFSPGLLLAAFYGILFYLSRIIVALWIGIAVLRRNEMSRRKIIAPLAAGLAVFYALTAVIPIAGIVIIVAAVFGLGALTLALFKQPVFVIRRPAQTETQQKNQILTEE
- a CDS encoding NfeD family protein; protein product: MIAVMSWYFTLLSTGLFLIGAEIFVPGGILGICGAAALIAAVIIGFTVFPPVLGWLSLLLILILTALAVFLWMKFFPKSPIGRALALNQNSAITGKTDSEWKTGMRGTALSDLRPAGKALLDGRRADVIANSTWIEQNASIEISKVEGNRIYVRQI